A genomic window from Pseudomonas argentinensis includes:
- the minD gene encoding septum site-determining protein MinD — protein sequence MAKILVVTSGKGGVGKTTTSAAIGTGLALRGHKTVIVDFDVGLRNLDLIMGCERRVVYDFVNVVNGEATLTQALIKDKRLENLYVLAASQTRDKDALTQEGVEKVIAELSQNFEYVVCDSPAGIEKGAHLAMYFADEAIVVTNPEVSSVRDSDRMLGLLASKSRRAEQGGEPIKEHLLLTRYNPERVTKGEMLGVEDVEEILAIRLLGVIPESQAVLKASNQGVPVILDDQSDAGQAYSDAVDRLLGKEVAHRFLDVKKQGFLQRLFGGRE from the coding sequence TTGGCCAAGATCCTCGTAGTCACTTCCGGCAAGGGTGGCGTCGGTAAAACCACCACCAGCGCTGCCATCGGTACCGGTCTCGCCTTGCGCGGCCACAAGACCGTCATCGTCGACTTCGACGTCGGCCTGCGTAACCTCGACCTGATCATGGGCTGCGAACGCCGCGTGGTGTACGACTTCGTCAACGTCGTCAACGGCGAAGCCACCCTCACCCAGGCCCTGATCAAGGACAAGCGCCTCGAGAACCTCTACGTGCTGGCCGCCAGCCAGACCCGTGACAAGGACGCCCTGACCCAGGAAGGCGTCGAGAAGGTCATCGCCGAGCTGTCGCAGAACTTCGAATACGTGGTCTGCGACTCGCCGGCCGGTATCGAGAAAGGCGCCCACCTGGCCATGTACTTCGCCGACGAAGCCATCGTGGTCACCAACCCGGAAGTCTCCTCGGTACGTGACTCCGACCGCATGCTGGGCCTGTTGGCCAGCAAGTCGCGTCGCGCCGAACAGGGCGGCGAGCCGATCAAGGAACACCTGCTGCTGACCCGCTACAACCCGGAGCGCGTCACCAAGGGCGAAATGCTCGGCGTGGAAGACGTCGAGGAAATCCTCGCCATTCGTCTGCTCGGCGTGATCCCCGAGTCCCAGGCGGTGCTCAAGGCCTCCAACCAGGGCGTACCGGTGATCCTCGACGACCAGAGCGACGCCGGCCAGGCGTACAGCGACGCCGTCGATCGCCTGCTCGGCAAGGAAGTGGCGCACCGCTTCCTTGATGTGAAGAAGCAGGGCTTCCTGCAACGTCTGTTCGGAGGTCGCGAATGA
- the minE gene encoding cell division topological specificity factor MinE, translating into MNIFDFLRSRKKETTASIAKERLQIIVAHERGQRTQPDYLPALQQELVEVIRKYVAIDSDQVQVALENQGSCSILELNITLPDR; encoded by the coding sequence ATGAATATTTTCGACTTCTTGCGTTCGCGCAAGAAGGAAACCACAGCCTCCATCGCCAAAGAGCGCCTGCAGATCATCGTTGCCCACGAACGCGGCCAGCGCACCCAACCCGACTACCTGCCTGCCCTGCAGCAGGAGCTGGTCGAGGTGATCCGCAAGTACGTGGCCATCGATTCGGACCAGGTGCAGGTCGCCTTGGAAAACCAGGGTAGCTGCTCGATTCTGGAGCTGAACATTACCCTGCCCGACCGCTGA
- a CDS encoding RluA family pseudouridine synthase, whose translation MPLSQIEIVHQDAALLVINKPTLLLSVPGRADDNKDCLVTRLQENGYPEARIVHRLDWETSGLIVLARDADSHRELSRQFHDRETEKAYTALCWGSPEGDSGSIDLPLRYDPPTKPRHVVCHEHGKHALTFWRVLERHPEHARVELTPITGRSHQLRVHMLSIGHPLLGDGLYAHEQALAAYPRLCLHASMLGLTHPQSGERLRFECPAPF comes from the coding sequence ATGCCGCTCAGCCAAATCGAAATCGTCCACCAGGATGCCGCCCTGCTGGTGATCAACAAGCCCACCCTGCTGCTCTCGGTGCCCGGCCGCGCCGACGACAACAAGGATTGCCTGGTCACCCGCCTGCAGGAAAACGGATACCCCGAGGCGCGCATCGTGCACCGCCTGGACTGGGAAACCTCGGGGCTGATCGTGCTGGCCCGCGATGCCGACAGCCATCGCGAGCTGTCGCGCCAGTTTCACGACCGCGAGACCGAAAAGGCCTATACCGCGCTGTGCTGGGGCTCACCCGAGGGAGACAGCGGCAGCATCGACCTGCCCCTGCGCTATGACCCGCCCACCAAGCCGCGCCACGTGGTCTGCCACGAGCACGGCAAGCACGCCCTGACCTTCTGGCGCGTGCTCGAACGCCACCCTGAGCATGCCCGCGTCGAGCTGACGCCGATCACCGGCCGCTCCCACCAGTTGCGCGTGCATATGCTGTCCATCGGCCACCCGCTGCTCGGCGATGGCCTCTACGCCCACGAACAGGCCCTGGCCGCCTACCCGCGCCTGTGCCTGCACGCCAGTATGCTCGGCCTGACCCATCCGCAAAGCGGCGAACGCCTGCGCTTCGAGTGCCCGGCGCCGTTCTGA